TCCGCTCCCGGATCCGGCGCAGCCCGTCGCCGGCCGGCTCGATCCGGTCGGTCTGCGCGGTCAGCGAGCGCCGCAGCAGGTCCTCCAGCTCGTCGTCACGCACCGGACACCTCCAGCGCCGCCCGCAGCGCCGCCATCCCGCGGGAGGCGTGGCTCTTGACCGCGCCCGCGCTGATCCCCATAGCGTCGGCGATCTGGGCCTCGGACAGGTCCCCGTAGTAGCGCAGCACCAGGCACTCGCGCTGCCGGTCCGGCAGCGCCCGCAACGCCAGCACCACCCGGTCCTGCTCCAGCCGGTCCAGCGCGCCCTGCTCGGCCGAGGGCGCGTCCGGCAGCGGGTCGGCCGCGTGCCGGCGCACCACCTGCCGGTGCCGCAGCCGGGACCGGGCCAGGTTGAGCACGGTCGTACGCAGGTAGCCGACCGCGGCCTGCGGGTCGCGGAGCTTGCGCCAGGAGCCGTGCATCCGCACGTACGCGTCCTGCACGACCTCCTCGGCCGCGCCGACGTCGTCCAGCAGCAGGGCGGCCAGCCGGACGAGGCCGCGGTAGTGCGCCACGTACAACGCGGTCACCGCGTCGTCCGCGTCGAGCGGGCGCGCCTCCCGGCTCACGACCGGCACCGTAGCCGGGTCGGCCAGGCCGGCGGGCCGCCCGAACGCAAGAGACGTCACACGGAGAGGACGCCGTTCAGGCGTTCCCGGTTTACCTCTACGATCCGGGCCGTGGCCGACTGCCTGTTCTGCTCGATCGTCGCCGGTGACATCCCGGCGACCGTGGTCCGTGACGACGAGCTCACGCTGGCCTTCCGGGACCTCAACCCGCGGGCCCCGACGCACGTCCTGGTGATCACCAAGGCGCACCACCCGGATGTCGCCGAGCTGGCCGCGTCCGACCCCGAGGGGCTGACCGCGCTGCACCGGACGGCGGCCGCGGTGGCCGCGTCCGAGGGCGTCGCGGACTCCGGCTGGCGGCTGGTCTTCAACACCGGACCGGACGCCGGCCAGTCGGTCCCGCACGTGCACGGTCACGTGCTCGGAGGCCGGTATCTCCAGTGGCCGCCCGGGTAGACTCGACCACGTCACATCTCCGTGAAGGAAGCAGGGCCGCCCGACCCGTGCCCACGACACCCACCCGAGAAGGCGCCGCTCAGACCAAGATCGTCGTGCCCGGATCGCAGGCCATGGTCAGCCTGCTCGGGTCCCGGGACGAGCTGCTGACGATCATCGAAGAGGCGCTGGCCAGCGACATCCACGTTCGCGGCAACGAGATCACGATCAGCGGCGACCCGGCGGAGAACGCGCTCGCGGTCCGCCTGTTCGAGGAGCTGCTCGAGCTCGTCGCCGCCGGCCAGATCCTCACCGCCGACTCGATCACGCACGCGCTCGGCATCCTGCGCGCCGGCGAGTCCGAGCGACCGGCCGAGGTCCTCAACCTCAACATCCTGTCCCGGCGCGGCCGCACGATCCGGCCCAAGACGCTGAACCAGAAGCGGTACGTCGACGCGATCGACCGGCACACGATCGTGTTCGGGATCGGCCCGGCCGGCACCGGCAAGACGTACCTGGCCGTGGCGAAGGCGGTGCAGGCGCTGCAGTCCAAGCAGGTCAACCGCATCATCCTGACCCGGCCGGCGGTCGAGGCGGGGGAGCGGCTGGGTTACCTGCCCGGCACGCTGCTGGACAAGATCGACCCGTACCTGCGGCCGCTGCTGGACGCGTTGCACGACATGGTCGACCCGGAGTCGATCCCGCGGCTGACGCAGGCCGGCACGATCGAGATCGCGCCGCTGGCGTACATGCGGGGCCGGACCCTGAACGACGCCTTCATCATCCTGGACGAGGCCCAGAACACCACGCCGGAGCAGATGAAGATGTTCCTGACCCGGCTCGGGTTCGGGTCCCGGATCGTGGTGACCGGCGACGTGACCCAGATCGACCTGCCGGCCGGGCAGCGCAGCGGCCTGCGGGTGGTGCGCGACATCCTCGACGGCGTCGAGGACGTCCACTTCGCCGAGCTGACCAGCACCGATGTCGTGCGGCACCGGCTGGTCGGTGACATCGTGGACGCGTACGCGCGCTACGACGCGCAGGTCGTCCAGACCGCGGCGCCGCGTACGGCCAACGACAGGACGCGGGGACACCGACGGTGAGCATCGAGATCGCCAACGAGTCGGGGATCGCGGTCGACGAGGCGGCGCTGTCCGCGGTGGCCCGGCACGCGCTCGACCAGCTCGGGGTCAGCCCGCTGGCCGAGCTGTCGGTGATCGTCGTCGACCAGTCGACGATGTCCTCGCTGCACGAGCGCTGGATGGGCGAGCCCGGCCCGACCGACGTGCTCGCCTTCCCGATGGACGAGCTGGACACCGCCCGCAGCCCGGACGAGCACGAGCCCGGTCCGACGCTGCTCGGCGACGTCGTGCTCTGCCCGGAGTACGCGCGGCGCGGGGCCCGGACGGCGGGCCACTCGCTCGAGGCCGAGCTGGAGCTGCTCACCACGCACGGCGTCCTGCACCTGCTCGGCTACGACCACGCGGAGCCGGAGGAGGAGCGCGAGATGTTCGCCCTGCAGGCGTCGCTGCTCGAGTCCTGGCGGGCCGGCGCGCAGGCGCGATGACCGGGAGGGACGTCGTCCTGCTGGTCGTGGCGGCGCTGCTGGTGCCGCTGGCGGGGGTCCTGGCCGGCCTGGAGTCGGCGCTGCTGCGGGTGTCCGCGGCCCGGGTCGAGGAGATGGAGCGCGGCGGTGACCGGCGCGCCGGGCGGCTGCTGCGGGTGCTGGCCGACCTGCCCCGGCACACCAACCTGCTGCTGCTGCTCCGGCTGATCTGCGAGCTGCTGGCGACCGTGCTGGTCGCCCGGGCGGTGATGAGCTGGCTCGGCCCGCGCTGGACCGCGGTCGCGTTGACGGTCGCGGTGATGGTCGTCGTCTCGTACGTGCTGGTGGGGGTGGGGCCGCGGACGCTCGGGCGGCAGCATCCCTATCGCCTGGCGCTGTCCACCGCCGGCCTGGTGCACGGCCTGGTCCGCGTGCTCGGCCCGCTGGCCTCGCTGCTCATCCTCATCGGCAACGCGATCACCCCGGGCCGCGGCTTCCGGGAGGGGCCGTTCGCGACCGAGGTCGAGCTGCGCGAGCTGGTCGACCTGGCCGAGCAGCGCGGCGTCGTCGAGCACGGCGAGCGCAACATGATCCACTCGGTCTTCGAGCTGGGCGACACGATCGCCCGCGAGGTCATGGTGCCGCGGACCGAGGTGGTGTGGATCGAGCGCGGCAAGAGCGTCCGGCAGGCGCTCGCGCTGGCGCTGCGTTCCGGCTTCTCCCGCATCCCGG
This genomic window from Mycobacteriales bacterium contains:
- a CDS encoding SigE family RNA polymerase sigma factor — protein: MSREARPLDADDAVTALYVAHYRGLVRLAALLLDDVGAAEEVVQDAYVRMHGSWRKLRDPQAAVGYLRTTVLNLARSRLRHRQVVRRHAADPLPDAPSAEQGALDRLEQDRVVLALRALPDRQRECLVLRYYGDLSEAQIADAMGISAGAVKSHASRGMAALRAALEVSGA
- a CDS encoding histidine triad nucleotide-binding protein, with amino-acid sequence MADCLFCSIVAGDIPATVVRDDELTLAFRDLNPRAPTHVLVITKAHHPDVAELAASDPEGLTALHRTAAAVAASEGVADSGWRLVFNTGPDAGQSVPHVHGHVLGGRYLQWPPG
- a CDS encoding PhoH family protein, with amino-acid sequence MVSLLGSRDELLTIIEEALASDIHVRGNEITISGDPAENALAVRLFEELLELVAAGQILTADSITHALGILRAGESERPAEVLNLNILSRRGRTIRPKTLNQKRYVDAIDRHTIVFGIGPAGTGKTYLAVAKAVQALQSKQVNRIILTRPAVEAGERLGYLPGTLLDKIDPYLRPLLDALHDMVDPESIPRLTQAGTIEIAPLAYMRGRTLNDAFIILDEAQNTTPEQMKMFLTRLGFGSRIVVTGDVTQIDLPAGQRSGLRVVRDILDGVEDVHFAELTSTDVVRHRLVGDIVDAYARYDAQVVQTAAPRTANDRTRGHRR
- a CDS encoding hemolysin family protein; protein product: MTGRDVVLLVVAALLVPLAGVLAGLESALLRVSAARVEEMERGGDRRAGRLLRVLADLPRHTNLLLLLRLICELLATVLVARAVMSWLGPRWTAVALTVAVMVVVSYVLVGVGPRTLGRQHPYRLALSTAGLVHGLVRVLGPLASLLILIGNAITPGRGFREGPFATEVELRELVDLAEQRGVVEHGERNMIHSVFELGDTIAREVMVPRTEVVWIERGKSVRQALALALRSGFSRIPVVGENVDDVVGVVYLKDLAARAQDPHARATKVEDLMRTPTFVPESKPVDELLREMQARRTHMAVVIDEYGGTAGVLTIEDILEEIVGEIADEYDTERAPVEWVDADTARLTARMAVEDLGQLFGTPIEDAGDVETVGGLLARELGRVPIPGATVSVDGLRLTAETTGGRRNRIDTVLVSREAPAEVVRDRRPAERGAES